In a genomic window of Rhizobium tumorigenes:
- a CDS encoding lipid II flippase MurJ encodes MTKTNQENEPAPPAEPSIKKVAAKLSSGALFSKSLGFVREVFMAHVVGVAALADSFRSSMTIILLPLAFLQNESVPAILIPRMQEAGRNGEAARRLAAMTVALSAIGALLMVLTIVIADFLVDTMMAGVSAADQQETIYFVRIMAFSMPASVAINCLAAGEIAFGKTRVTNARAAMLNIGVMLGLCMLVLTGKGQMLAIAFTLSFNGLAIWAIWALWREGNLALRELSIADIRTETNIFLSRLVPFLPLPAAEQTSIWLERLLASRLTTGAIASMDYARTLTDSALLLVSQPIGLAVLSHGGDGKLKEQAEAITRFVAIVMMPASAFIFVFAPDIVRMIFQRGAFNALGVELTSEALRGISIGLWASTLGWILLRLLNRANRSTLAAGILVASYLANIGINATSATLQHTQTYGTFFLGLGETVRSLVMCTAVIIALGTPMSLFKLLARGLLPVALMAFAGREIIGFFDGGLARLACGIGVYLVSVVFAAALLAPEIFGKLYRSIMSRKGTPPDA; translated from the coding sequence ATGACGAAAACAAATCAGGAAAACGAGCCAGCCCCGCCGGCCGAGCCTTCGATCAAGAAGGTGGCGGCGAAGCTGTCTAGCGGTGCCTTGTTTAGCAAGAGCCTCGGTTTCGTGCGCGAAGTCTTCATGGCGCATGTCGTCGGTGTCGCTGCACTCGCCGACAGCTTCCGAAGCTCGATGACGATCATTCTGCTGCCGCTCGCCTTCCTGCAGAACGAGAGCGTTCCGGCAATCCTCATTCCGCGCATGCAGGAGGCGGGGCGAAATGGCGAGGCCGCCCGCCGCCTCGCAGCGATGACCGTCGCTCTCTCCGCCATCGGTGCATTGCTGATGGTGCTCACCATCGTTATCGCCGATTTCCTGGTGGATACGATGATGGCAGGCGTTTCGGCTGCAGATCAGCAGGAGACGATCTATTTCGTGCGGATCATGGCATTCTCGATGCCGGCTTCCGTGGCGATCAATTGCCTGGCAGCGGGCGAAATCGCCTTCGGCAAGACGCGCGTGACCAATGCGCGCGCCGCCATGCTCAACATCGGCGTCATGCTCGGCCTCTGCATGCTGGTCCTCACCGGCAAGGGCCAGATGCTCGCCATCGCCTTCACCCTTTCGTTCAACGGCCTTGCGATCTGGGCGATCTGGGCCTTGTGGCGCGAGGGCAACCTTGCCCTTCGCGAGCTCAGCATCGCAGACATCCGGACCGAGACAAACATCTTCCTTAGCCGCCTCGTGCCGTTCCTGCCGCTGCCAGCCGCCGAACAGACGAGCATTTGGCTCGAGCGGCTGCTCGCTTCCAGGCTGACGACCGGCGCGATTGCGTCCATGGATTACGCCCGCACGCTGACCGACAGCGCGCTGCTGCTTGTCAGCCAGCCAATAGGGCTCGCGGTTCTCTCCCACGGCGGAGACGGCAAGCTGAAGGAGCAGGCAGAGGCAATTACGCGTTTCGTCGCCATCGTGATGATGCCGGCCTCCGCTTTCATCTTCGTCTTTGCGCCCGATATCGTCCGCATGATCTTCCAGCGCGGCGCCTTCAATGCGCTCGGCGTCGAATTGACCAGCGAGGCATTGCGCGGCATTTCCATCGGGCTGTGGGCATCGACACTCGGCTGGATCCTGCTGCGGCTGTTGAACCGGGCCAACCGCAGCACGCTCGCCGCCGGCATCCTCGTCGCCTCCTACCTTGCCAATATCGGTATCAATGCGACTTCGGCGACGCTGCAGCACACGCAAACCTACGGAACCTTCTTCCTGGGGCTCGGCGAGACCGTCCGCAGCCTCGTCATGTGCACTGCCGTCATCATCGCACTCGGCACGCCGATGTCGCTGTTCAAGCTGCTGGCACGCGGGCTCTTGCCCGTCGCGCTGATGGCGTTCGCGGGCAGGGAGATTATCGGCTTTTTTGACGGCGGACTTGCGCGTCTTGCCTGTGGTATCGGGGTCTATCTGGTCTCGGTTGTGTTCGCTGCCGCTTTGCTCGCCCCGGAAATATTCGGGAAGCTTTACCGCTCGATAATGTCAAGGAAAGGAACGCCGCCCGATGCCTGA
- a CDS encoding GumC family protein, whose amino-acid sequence MIDRRDMAEDRSIEAPASVERSGIVATIWRHRLLALAILTTVVLLSVVAAIVIPPRYLATGSVIVAEDDPATRTSDVWAQKQGDPADLESQIMIVRSSRLLKIALAQPGVYDEVIAECRNAGARCATLPADSQLLADTVAQHYAVAAVGRSRVLSISYNSALPATAMTLANALVTAYLDDQRSSQSNSREVAAKYLWQEIANLDTEIRDSLAKIEAFRQQNGLVQGSTAAISSEGLTNVSQQLAGAEQAKAQAQARLDAIKDTRNGQDASTMALENRTVADLRQQMATIGNQLAASNTVLGPRHPQRRMLEASMELLQKQLTGEIDRISANARKDYETTSSLVTALKAQTAKAKDNAADARSHEASIEGMVRDVEAKRQLYTQLYQRASELESERRSLNGGARLVSMAEMPTTPYFPKKMPMVAAGLALGLFLAGAGCVFWDRFRADLRPRGNSIRPFARTPREQVPEPVAVAAAPNPVVAAEKLPVIAALPASGLAEKPDETLLTMAWWSMLSAGFRQSVRQMAADLLETSGGRPLVFLPLGNGSRNAPFACLLAGQALVKGGLRVLMIECAPSSLEFAAAFELPADHPTLGDVLAGKIEPAACVSRTQTPGLDVIPGRLEDIERFATAKRQALTAMMDWAGQYDFVLLSGPALFDSRSNHVLAMLAAQLHIRAVVCADSGGETDKELDEASAVLAELGLLSVGALLLPSIGPDRRSADVPARLQRRSA is encoded by the coding sequence ATGATCGACAGGCGTGACATGGCGGAGGATCGGTCGATCGAAGCCCCGGCCAGCGTGGAGCGCAGCGGTATCGTCGCGACGATATGGCGCCACCGCCTGCTCGCGCTCGCCATCCTCACGACAGTCGTGCTGCTATCCGTCGTCGCGGCCATCGTCATTCCGCCGCGCTATCTCGCAACCGGCTCGGTCATCGTCGCAGAAGACGATCCGGCAACGCGCACGTCGGATGTCTGGGCCCAGAAACAGGGCGACCCGGCCGATCTGGAAAGCCAGATCATGATCGTGCGCTCCTCGCGGCTGCTGAAGATCGCGTTGGCGCAACCCGGCGTCTATGATGAGGTGATCGCCGAATGCCGAAATGCCGGCGCGCGCTGCGCAACCCTTCCGGCCGATTCCCAGCTGCTGGCGGATACTGTGGCGCAACATTACGCGGTTGCTGCCGTCGGCCGGTCCCGTGTTCTGTCCATTTCGTACAATTCTGCACTTCCGGCCACCGCGATGACGCTGGCCAATGCCCTTGTCACGGCCTATCTCGACGACCAGCGCAGCTCCCAGTCCAACAGCCGTGAAGTTGCCGCAAAATATCTGTGGCAGGAGATTGCCAACCTCGACACCGAAATTCGCGACAGTCTTGCCAAGATCGAGGCCTTCCGGCAGCAGAACGGCCTGGTGCAGGGATCGACTGCAGCGATCAGCTCCGAAGGCCTGACCAACGTCAGCCAGCAGTTGGCCGGCGCCGAACAGGCCAAGGCGCAGGCGCAGGCGCGCCTCGACGCCATCAAAGACACGCGAAACGGCCAGGACGCCTCGACGATGGCGCTGGAAAACCGCACAGTCGCCGATCTCAGGCAGCAGATGGCCACGATCGGCAACCAGCTGGCCGCAAGCAACACGGTGCTCGGACCGCGACATCCGCAGCGCCGCATGCTCGAAGCCTCGATGGAGCTGCTGCAGAAGCAGCTTACCGGCGAGATAGACCGCATATCGGCCAATGCCCGCAAGGACTACGAAACCACCTCAAGCCTGGTGACCGCGCTCAAGGCGCAAACCGCCAAGGCCAAGGACAATGCGGCCGATGCACGGTCGCACGAGGCTTCCATCGAAGGCATGGTTCGTGATGTGGAGGCGAAGCGCCAGCTTTATACCCAGCTCTATCAGCGCGCCAGCGAACTGGAGTCGGAGCGAAGGTCGCTGAACGGCGGTGCCCGGCTCGTCAGCATGGCCGAAATGCCAACTACACCGTATTTCCCTAAGAAGATGCCGATGGTGGCGGCGGGGCTGGCCCTTGGGTTGTTCCTTGCTGGCGCAGGCTGCGTGTTCTGGGACCGTTTCCGCGCAGATCTGCGGCCACGGGGAAACAGCATTCGCCCGTTTGCCAGGACACCGAGAGAGCAGGTGCCGGAACCCGTTGCCGTGGCCGCGGCGCCGAATCCGGTTGTTGCCGCAGAGAAGCTGCCGGTGATTGCCGCGCTGCCGGCGTCAGGGCTGGCAGAAAAGCCCGACGAGACGCTTTTGACCATGGCATGGTGGAGCATGCTGTCCGCCGGGTTCCGGCAGAGCGTCCGGCAGATGGCGGCCGACCTCTTGGAAACCTCAGGCGGACGGCCGCTGGTGTTCCTGCCCCTGGGCAATGGCTCGCGCAACGCGCCGTTTGCCTGTCTCCTGGCGGGACAGGCGCTGGTAAAGGGCGGGCTCAGGGTCCTCATGATCGAATGCGCGCCATCGTCTCTGGAATTTGCCGCCGCGTTCGAACTCCCTGCCGATCATCCGACCCTTGGCGACGTGCTGGCCGGAAAAATCGAACCTGCCGCCTGCGTCTCCCGGACGCAAACGCCCGGTCTCGATGTCATTCCGGGTAGGCTGGAGGATATCGAGCGGTTTGCCACCGCCAAGAGGCAAGCGCTGACGGCGATGATGGACTGGGCTGGCCAATACGACTTTGTGTTGCTCAGCGGACCGGCGTTGTTCGATTCCCGCTCCAATCATGTCCTCGCCATGCTAGCGGCCCAGTTGCATATCCGTGCCGTCGTCTGCGCGGACAGCGGTGGCGAGACCGACAAGGAGCTGGATGAGGCGAGCGCAGTGCTGGCGGAGCTCGGTCTTCTCAGCGTCGGCGCGCTGCTCTTGCCGTCAATCGGCCCTGACCGACGCTCGGCAGATGTTCCAGCCCGGCTGCAGAGAAGGAGCGCCTAA
- a CDS encoding glycosyltransferase family 4 protein, producing MTFEIVQIIQEFNTVGGAERVAWDLSIAFGKLGQLNSVVASTTPQFPPANVKLRPIVPWLARLPKRGLFRYAGRMVVVPIFTIAANFANLPKRESVLISHGDTFYGDILVVHAVNAENLKEKRRAGQWSWLLNPIHAWVAVRDRLMIGGLRYRRYVAVSGRVKHELMDNYKVPSDLIAIIPNGIDLSKFTAEPQGGCGLRAEFGIPDKARLLLFVGHEFSRKGLAYVIQAMQTLNDPTLWLLVVGSDNRKPYVAMAGSLASRIVFAGERRDMEHIYPAADAFVLPTAYETFSLVCMEAMACGVPVLATRVGGIEEYLKDGVNGYGIGRDRDDIARKLALVFSSESGLQTLKAGAIATADSYSWNEISRRYVSLAEDVLREKYA from the coding sequence ATGACCTTCGAGATTGTCCAGATCATCCAGGAATTCAACACAGTGGGGGGTGCCGAACGGGTCGCGTGGGACCTGTCGATCGCCTTTGGCAAACTCGGCCAGTTGAACTCGGTCGTGGCATCGACGACACCGCAATTCCCCCCTGCCAATGTCAAGCTACGGCCGATTGTGCCCTGGCTCGCCCGCCTCCCGAAGCGGGGGCTGTTTCGCTATGCCGGGCGCATGGTCGTTGTGCCGATCTTCACGATCGCTGCCAATTTCGCGAACCTGCCCAAGAGAGAAAGCGTGCTGATCAGCCATGGCGATACGTTCTACGGCGACATCCTGGTGGTGCACGCGGTGAATGCTGAAAACCTTAAGGAGAAGCGACGGGCCGGACAATGGAGTTGGCTCCTCAACCCGATCCATGCCTGGGTTGCCGTCCGCGACCGGCTCATGATCGGCGGTCTCCGGTATCGCCGCTACGTCGCCGTGTCGGGCCGGGTCAAGCACGAGCTGATGGACAACTATAAGGTGCCGTCGGACCTTATCGCCATCATTCCGAACGGGATAGACCTTTCCAAGTTCACGGCGGAGCCGCAGGGCGGCTGTGGGCTGCGTGCCGAATTCGGAATTCCTGACAAGGCCAGGCTTTTGCTGTTCGTCGGCCACGAATTCAGCCGCAAGGGCCTTGCCTACGTCATCCAGGCCATGCAGACGCTGAACGATCCGACCCTGTGGCTCCTCGTTGTCGGCTCGGACAATCGCAAACCCTATGTCGCCATGGCAGGGTCGCTCGCATCCCGTATCGTGTTTGCCGGAGAACGCCGTGATATGGAGCACATCTACCCTGCGGCCGACGCCTTCGTGCTTCCGACGGCATACGAGACTTTCTCGCTGGTCTGCATGGAAGCAATGGCCTGTGGCGTGCCGGTATTGGCAACCCGTGTCGGCGGTATCGAGGAGTATCTGAAGGACGGCGTCAACGGCTACGGCATCGGCCGCGATCGGGACGACATCGCCAGGAAGCTTGCCCTCGTTTTTTCCAGCGAAAGCGGCCTGCAAACACTCAAGGCAGGTGCAATTGCCACGGCAGACAGCTACAGCTGGAATGAGATCAGCCGGCGATATGTGAGCCTTGCCGAAGACGTGCTCCGGGAGAAATATGCATGA
- a CDS encoding aldo/keto reductase, with amino-acid sequence MEYRQLGRSGLKVSTITMGTMTFGGVGWAKTVGDLGVNEARRLVDICVNLIDTADAYSQGVCEEILGEIIGGPRKKDVLVATKVRFPMGDGPNSSGLSRQHLIAGCEASLRRMKTDVIDLYQVHEWDGTTPVEETMEALDTLVRHGKVRYIGCSNFSGWHIMKALGIAERDRYQRFVSQQIHYTLESRDAENELIPISIDQGLGILIWSPISGGLLSGKHRRNQAAPEGTRQFAGWTEPPIRDEDRLWNIVDALVEIGDSRGVSAAQVALAWLIGRKGVTSVIIGGRTEAQFRDNLAAAELKLADEERARLDKVSQPWLQYPYWHQKNTATDRLSEADLSLIAPYLKDA; translated from the coding sequence ATGGAATATCGGCAACTCGGCCGCTCGGGCCTGAAAGTCTCGACGATCACTATGGGCACGATGACCTTTGGCGGTGTCGGCTGGGCGAAGACCGTCGGCGATCTCGGCGTCAACGAGGCACGGCGCCTCGTCGATATCTGCGTCAATCTGATCGACACGGCTGACGCGTATTCGCAAGGCGTTTGCGAGGAAATCCTCGGCGAGATCATCGGTGGACCGCGAAAGAAAGACGTGCTGGTCGCCACCAAGGTACGCTTTCCGATGGGCGACGGCCCGAACAGCAGCGGCCTCTCCCGCCAGCACCTGATCGCCGGTTGCGAAGCCAGCCTTCGTCGGATGAAGACCGATGTCATCGACCTCTACCAGGTCCACGAGTGGGACGGCACGACGCCGGTCGAGGAAACCATGGAGGCTCTGGATACGCTCGTGCGCCATGGCAAGGTTCGCTATATCGGCTGCTCCAATTTTTCCGGCTGGCACATCATGAAGGCCTTGGGCATTGCGGAGCGCGACCGCTACCAGCGCTTCGTCAGCCAGCAGATCCACTACACGCTGGAAAGCCGGGATGCCGAGAACGAGCTCATCCCGATCAGCATCGACCAGGGTCTCGGGATCCTGATCTGGAGCCCGATTTCCGGCGGTCTTCTGTCAGGCAAGCATCGTCGCAATCAAGCGGCTCCCGAAGGTACGCGCCAGTTTGCCGGCTGGACCGAACCGCCGATCCGCGACGAAGACCGGCTCTGGAACATCGTCGACGCGCTGGTCGAAATCGGCGACAGCCGCGGCGTGTCTGCCGCCCAGGTGGCACTTGCCTGGTTGATCGGCCGCAAGGGCGTGACCTCCGTTATCATCGGCGGCCGCACGGAAGCGCAATTCAGGGACAATCTTGCTGCTGCCGAACTCAAGCTTGCGGACGAGGAGCGGGCAAGGCTCGACAAGGTCAGCCAGCCCTGGCTGCAATACCCCTACTGGCACCAGAAAAACACCGCCACCGACCGCCTGAGTGAAGCCGACCTCAGCCTGATCGCGCCGTATCTGAAGGACGCATGA
- a CDS encoding glycosyltransferase: MSEEKLRVISIAHTGVSRAAGRLRYAPFEGRSDLDVHLVVPSRWKQFGRSMTADPGGDPGVTTHVLPILFPHAGPFSWYLHVYRGLGRLIRETQPHVIHLWEEPWSFIALQARMLKGDAALVLEVDQNILKRLPPPFEAIRKDVLGHTAHLLSRSSDATMVAQARGYRGPVSTIGYGVDQQVFRQMPRAGERPEPSPLVLGYVGRLIEEKGIHDVLDAMALTKAPVLLKLMGEGPFEGDLLDRAERLGLSDRLTIRPWDNPEGVAEFIRSLDALVLMTHLTPAVKEQFGRVIIEAQSCGVPVIGARSGAIPDVVGKGGWIVPERDPGAIAELLTHINEHPQDRIDKAAAGLENVRNSFTYDAIADQLHSAWKAAASARPHT, from the coding sequence GTGTCTGAGGAGAAACTGAGGGTCATCTCCATCGCCCATACGGGCGTCTCGCGTGCAGCCGGCCGTCTGCGCTACGCACCGTTCGAAGGTCGAAGCGATCTCGACGTTCATCTGGTCGTGCCAAGCCGCTGGAAGCAGTTCGGCCGCAGCATGACCGCCGATCCCGGGGGCGACCCCGGCGTGACCACGCATGTCCTGCCGATCCTGTTCCCCCATGCGGGGCCGTTCAGCTGGTACCTGCACGTCTATCGCGGCCTCGGTCGTCTCATCCGGGAAACGCAGCCACACGTCATCCACCTCTGGGAGGAGCCCTGGAGTTTCATCGCGCTACAGGCCCGCATGCTGAAGGGCGACGCTGCGCTGGTTCTGGAGGTCGACCAGAACATCCTCAAGCGGCTGCCGCCGCCCTTCGAGGCGATCCGCAAGGATGTGCTTGGCCACACCGCCCATCTCCTGTCCCGCAGCAGCGATGCCACCATGGTAGCGCAGGCGAGGGGCTATCGCGGGCCGGTAAGCACGATCGGCTACGGCGTCGACCAGCAGGTCTTCAGGCAGATGCCTAGGGCCGGCGAACGTCCCGAGCCGTCGCCGCTGGTGCTTGGCTATGTCGGTCGCCTGATCGAGGAAAAGGGCATTCACGACGTTCTCGATGCCATGGCCCTGACGAAAGCGCCGGTATTGCTGAAACTGATGGGCGAGGGGCCCTTCGAAGGTGATTTGCTCGACAGGGCAGAGCGGCTCGGTCTCAGCGACCGCCTGACTATCCGCCCATGGGACAATCCCGAAGGCGTTGCCGAATTCATCCGTTCGCTGGATGCACTTGTGCTCATGACGCATCTGACCCCGGCGGTGAAGGAACAGTTCGGCAGGGTCATCATCGAGGCGCAGAGCTGCGGCGTTCCGGTGATCGGCGCGCGTTCGGGAGCCATTCCGGATGTCGTCGGCAAAGGCGGATGGATCGTGCCTGAGCGGGATCCCGGTGCGATTGCCGAGCTTCTGACGCATATCAACGAACACCCGCAGGACAGGATCGACAAGGCGGCCGCAGGGCTCGAAAATGTCCGTAACTCGTTCACCTACGATGCGATCGCCGACCAGCTCCATTCCGCCTGGAAGGCGGCAGCATCAGCCCGCCCCCACACCTGA
- a CDS encoding polysaccharide deacetylase family protein: protein MPDSPLSPPSFSSSMLAAMARWTDAMRSARGCFFTFHRGAPAAIWPTLPNRNFYLDLDFLDSLLTYLAASRRRVVTIEDGLKLAKDPLTRNSFVNFSIDDCYRDTYETVVPMFRRHGVPITLFVTTGIPDGTLPMWWIGLEETIQQRDYITVNGSRLATDTAQRKVSVFEDLQNSWSGREANTRYERFCSENDVDAAAVHRRHAITWDMLSELAKDPLVEIGSHTLSHPRVSGLSPEDARRELAESRTRLREKLGVPVAHFAFPYGRMNDCGPRDFEIARTSGYESVATTTKGVLKAGDAPYAYPRVTLNGAHRNLLIPELHIAGASAAAARMLGRV from the coding sequence ATGCCTGACAGCCCTTTGTCACCTCCATCGTTCTCCTCGTCCATGCTCGCAGCCATGGCGCGGTGGACCGATGCCATGCGCAGTGCGCGGGGCTGCTTCTTCACATTTCACCGGGGGGCGCCAGCCGCGATTTGGCCAACGCTGCCAAATCGGAACTTCTATCTCGATCTCGATTTTCTCGACTCTTTGTTGACCTATCTGGCAGCCAGCCGCCGCAGGGTGGTGACGATCGAGGACGGCTTGAAACTGGCGAAAGACCCTCTGACACGCAATAGCTTCGTCAATTTCTCCATCGACGACTGCTACCGCGACACCTACGAGACGGTTGTCCCGATGTTTCGCCGGCACGGCGTGCCGATAACGCTGTTCGTGACGACTGGAATTCCGGACGGGACCCTCCCGATGTGGTGGATCGGTCTCGAGGAGACGATCCAGCAGAGGGATTACATCACCGTAAACGGCAGCCGCTTGGCGACGGATACGGCACAGCGCAAAGTCTCGGTGTTCGAGGACCTGCAGAATAGCTGGAGTGGCCGCGAGGCCAACACGCGCTACGAGAGATTCTGCAGCGAGAACGATGTCGACGCCGCGGCGGTGCATCGGCGGCATGCGATCACCTGGGACATGCTGTCGGAACTGGCGAAGGATCCGCTGGTGGAAATCGGCTCGCACACCCTGTCCCATCCCCGGGTTTCCGGACTTTCGCCAGAGGATGCGCGGCGCGAGCTTGCGGAAAGCCGTACGCGGCTGCGCGAGAAGCTCGGCGTTCCCGTTGCCCATTTCGCCTTCCCCTATGGACGCATGAATGACTGCGGCCCGCGCGATTTCGAGATTGCCCGCACGTCAGGTTACGAAAGCGTCGCGACGACCACGAAAGGCGTGCTCAAGGCCGGCGACGCTCCATATGCCTATCCGCGCGTCACCCTAAATGGCGCTCACCGCAACCTGTTGATACCGGAGCTTCATATAGCCGGCGCGTCGGCAGCTGCCGCGAGGATGCTCGGTCGTGTCTGA
- a CDS encoding glycosyltransferase family 4 protein → MGAPRVLFVNQAGVMSGAEYVLASLTVGWKDASAFLLEGGPLEDVLRRQGIDVSVASGAKLGTIKRDQSLFAALPLVARLMSLVRAIAAAARQNDVVYANSQKAFLLSALASFLVRRPLIWHLHDIMDGRHFGSMQRRMQVTLANMRAACVIVPSQAAAAAFVAAGGRAGSVRVVPNGITLDQPPTLDRAALGLPQGPLIGIFSRLAPWKGQHVVLEALEALPGVQCIIVGSALFGEDEYRNRLIDTVGRAGLSDRVHFLGQRADVASLMQAVDIVVHPSVDPEPFGLTLVEAMRAGTPVIATDAGASAEILDGGKAGTLVAAGDARALAEALSRFFENREPFHEKAIVGKQRVNAVYDIVTMRQTVSGIVEKVAAA, encoded by the coding sequence ATGGGCGCACCGCGTGTTCTTTTCGTGAACCAGGCAGGGGTAATGTCGGGCGCAGAATACGTGCTCGCCAGCCTGACTGTCGGCTGGAAGGACGCTTCCGCATTCCTGCTCGAGGGTGGGCCGCTCGAAGACGTGCTTCGCCGGCAAGGCATCGATGTCTCGGTCGCCTCCGGCGCGAAACTCGGCACTATCAAGCGCGACCAGTCTCTGTTTGCAGCCTTGCCGCTCGTGGCGCGACTTATGAGCCTGGTCCGCGCGATTGCCGCTGCCGCTCGCCAAAACGATGTCGTTTACGCCAATTCGCAAAAGGCGTTCCTGCTGTCTGCTCTCGCCTCGTTTCTGGTCCGGCGTCCGCTTATCTGGCATCTGCACGACATCATGGACGGTCGCCATTTCGGTTCAATGCAGCGCCGGATGCAGGTCACGCTGGCGAATATGCGGGCAGCCTGCGTCATCGTGCCATCGCAAGCCGCCGCAGCTGCATTCGTCGCTGCCGGAGGCCGTGCCGGCTCTGTGCGCGTCGTCCCGAACGGGATCACGCTCGACCAGCCGCCGACGCTCGACCGCGCCGCGCTCGGGCTCCCGCAGGGCCCGCTCATCGGCATCTTCAGCCGGCTGGCGCCCTGGAAGGGCCAGCATGTGGTGCTTGAGGCCCTGGAAGCTCTTCCCGGTGTTCAGTGCATTATCGTCGGCAGTGCGCTGTTTGGCGAGGATGAATACCGCAATCGCTTGATCGATACGGTTGGCAGAGCCGGACTGTCGGATCGCGTCCACTTTCTCGGCCAGCGCGCGGATGTTGCCAGCCTGATGCAGGCGGTGGATATCGTCGTTCATCCGTCGGTCGATCCCGAACCATTCGGGTTGACGCTAGTCGAGGCAATGCGCGCCGGGACCCCAGTAATTGCCACCGACGCTGGCGCCTCCGCTGAAATTCTGGATGGCGGCAAGGCGGGAACGCTCGTTGCTGCAGGCGACGCCCGAGCGCTCGCAGAGGCCCTGTCGCGCTTCTTTGAAAACCGTGAGCCCTTCCACGAAAAGGCGATAGTTGGAAAGCAGCGCGTCAACGCCGTCTACGACATCGTCACCATGCGGCAGACCGTGTCCGGCATCGTGGAAAAGGTTGCGGCGGCATGA
- a CDS encoding O-antigen ligase family protein, with amino-acid sequence MTATRIDVTGGLDGKSWGGIPGWLTALALIGVFAVIGNFTGGLGRPLFVAGCIGVAILSWRNGIASHFQASLVLFAFAPFVRRVIDNGAGYDELGLVLIGPLMALLVPVVELRHIVNRKESFDSRLGPLVLVCGCIVYAGVLSLLQGKMNDAASGLLKWMTPVLYAAVLTIRADRDEILDAAVRAFFVILPITGLYGILQYVDPQPWDRYWMQFAPILSIGDPVPYGVRVFSTMNSPASFASFTAAGLLLVAFLRTGWISLFVAAPSILALLLTLYRTAWLSLILALIFCLAFTSTRLKAQAIAIFLVLAGAVAVTIPPFSDVIGERLATLGQGSQDGSFQERLVQYYTLWMQPDSSVIGNGFTVTDVGSAGQMPIDGMIIACWITMGIVVGILCLCSFGWAISNAVVRSLVQRSRQAVMIGAMAMGSLLQIPLANITAAEAGFLFWSFVVLMPRDPLLGETRGGQAS; translated from the coding sequence ATGACGGCCACAAGGATCGACGTGACCGGCGGGCTTGATGGGAAAAGCTGGGGCGGAATTCCCGGCTGGCTCACCGCGCTGGCCCTGATCGGCGTATTCGCGGTAATCGGCAATTTTACCGGCGGGCTTGGAAGGCCGCTGTTCGTGGCGGGTTGTATCGGCGTGGCAATCCTTTCCTGGCGCAACGGCATTGCATCGCATTTCCAGGCAAGCCTCGTGCTGTTTGCCTTTGCGCCGTTCGTCAGGCGGGTCATCGACAACGGCGCCGGCTACGACGAGCTTGGCCTGGTGCTGATCGGACCGCTGATGGCGCTTCTCGTGCCTGTCGTCGAACTCCGCCATATCGTCAACCGCAAGGAAAGCTTCGACAGCCGCCTCGGCCCTCTCGTCCTTGTCTGTGGCTGCATCGTCTATGCCGGCGTGCTGTCCCTCCTGCAGGGCAAGATGAACGACGCGGCGAGCGGCCTGCTGAAATGGATGACACCGGTGCTTTACGCAGCCGTGCTGACAATCCGCGCAGACCGCGACGAGATCCTCGATGCCGCCGTGCGCGCCTTTTTCGTCATCCTGCCGATCACCGGCCTCTACGGCATTCTCCAATATGTCGATCCCCAGCCGTGGGACCGGTACTGGATGCAGTTTGCGCCCATCCTCTCAATCGGCGATCCCGTGCCCTATGGCGTCCGGGTCTTCTCGACGATGAACAGCCCGGCGAGTTTTGCGAGTTTTACGGCAGCGGGCCTCTTGCTTGTTGCCTTCCTGCGCACGGGGTGGATTTCGCTGTTCGTCGCTGCGCCGTCGATCCTTGCCTTGCTGCTGACGCTCTACCGCACCGCTTGGCTGTCACTAATCCTGGCGCTGATCTTCTGCCTGGCATTTACCAGCACACGCCTGAAGGCGCAGGCAATCGCCATCTTCCTGGTGCTCGCCGGCGCCGTCGCGGTGACCATCCCGCCCTTTTCGGACGTCATCGGCGAGCGTCTGGCAACACTCGGCCAAGGTAGCCAGGACGGTTCGTTCCAGGAGCGGCTGGTGCAATATTACACCCTGTGGATGCAGCCGGACAGTTCGGTGATCGGCAACGGCTTTACCGTCACCGATGTCGGCTCGGCCGGCCAGATGCCGATCGACGGCATGATCATCGCCTGTTGGATAACCATGGGGATCGTCGTCGGTATCCTCTGCCTCTGCAGCTTCGGCTGGGCCATATCGAATGCCGTTGTGCGATCGCTGGTGCAGCGCTCTCGCCAGGCGGTCATGATCGGGGCGATGGCAATGGGCAGCCTGCTGCAGATTCCCTTGGCCAATATCACGGCAGCTGAGGCGGGGTTCCTGTTCTGGAGCTTCGTCGTCCTGATGCCGCGCGACCCGCTCCTCGGCGAAACGCGCGGTGGCCAGGCGTCATGA